In Candidatus Poribacteria bacterium, one DNA window encodes the following:
- the thrB gene encoding homoserine kinase produces MELIRKEIEKYQKVTARIPASTTNLGPGFDVLGLALQLYSKVTLEVTETDTQVVVSGVDADKIPSTPEHVAFQAVELVYDRSGTKRPKGLKLQIENGIPAIRGLGGSGTAILGGLLTANVFCRTPFSDVELLNFATELEGHPDNVAASLYGGIVVSAQENAQVHTVRLECPPVLSVVLAIPDFPLSTEQARGVLPTSVDFADAIYNTSRSTLLIASIATGQFEMLRVAMKDRLHQPYRASLIPGFDDVAKAATSAGALSVALSGAGPTVAAYCLEHTGQVAEQMQSAFRKHQIASDIKILKPDIDGASLHVENL; encoded by the coding sequence ATGGAACTTATCCGCAAGGAAATAGAAAAATACCAGAAAGTTACTGCCCGTATTCCAGCAAGTACAACAAACCTCGGCCCCGGGTTTGACGTGTTGGGGCTTGCCCTCCAACTCTACAGTAAAGTGACGTTGGAAGTCACCGAAACCGACACTCAAGTCGTTGTTAGCGGCGTAGACGCGGATAAAATACCAAGCACACCCGAACATGTCGCGTTTCAAGCAGTAGAACTCGTCTATGACCGAAGTGGCACCAAACGTCCAAAAGGTCTCAAATTGCAGATAGAGAACGGAATACCTGCAATCCGTGGATTAGGGGGAAGTGGGACAGCTATTCTTGGGGGGTTACTAACGGCGAATGTGTTCTGCAGGACTCCATTTTCTGACGTGGAACTCCTCAATTTTGCAACAGAACTTGAAGGACATCCGGATAATGTTGCTGCTTCTTTGTATGGTGGCATTGTCGTCTCAGCGCAGGAGAACGCTCAGGTGCATACGGTTCGATTAGAATGTCCACCTGTGCTTTCGGTTGTACTGGCAATTCCGGATTTCCCGCTTTCAACGGAACAAGCGCGCGGTGTGCTACCAACCTCAGTAGATTTCGCGGATGCCATATACAATACAAGTCGGAGTACATTGCTAATCGCAAGTATTGCCACAGGGCAATTTGAGATGCTTCGCGTCGCCATGAAGGATAGATTGCATCAACCCTACCGTGCCTCGCTGATTCCAGGGTTTGATGACGTAGCCAAAGCTGCTACCTCCGCTGGCGCGCTCAGTGTCGCTTTGAGTGGAGCGGGACCGACTGTCGCAGCCTATTGTCTGGAGCATACAGGACAGGTGGCTGAACAGATGCAGTCCGCCTTCAGAAAACATCAAATTGCATCTGATATTAAAATTCTAAAACCGGATATTGACGGAGCAAGTCTTCATGTTGAGAACCTCTGA
- a CDS encoding cation transporting ATPase C-terminal domain-containing protein, producing the protein MSNFHTENIASILNKFDSNMDQGLSAEALEKAKARYGKNEVASKKKVFPLGAFLEPLLTWRVIVLALATGILVALFSSGTSSITLHTVGIVAAVLVIHIAYASAIVYRACSRDANINKLMAYRIRVIRQGKFEKCAPEDIVPGDLLSLTAGDYVPADARIIESEGLMIDESALFGTEGPVQKISTDIPESALPPEKQKNIAFGGTYVVAGHGFAIVVKTGKQIEIWKQHQDDPPTSVAKTLAESETRDLHAIIKIVGIVAAAIAVAVGWWFEYQNRVTDWHSLILLGLLFALASAPGNVIGLLRLSFSKHTEKLRAKGITLRNSNSLEKLSRITIFCANENGLATTRALTISSLFVDDQLVDGNTWRTWLDSLKELSAAERQKAVAAIPHGGKIPQGAPHLVFTAGLGTSDGRNVPNAATSNTAAISGTETNETAPSPKTTIQQNMERLGYQLESVKAKLPLVDAYPSTRNYGYQMQVFESAPEDYLNVIFGDAQTVLDTCGSVLINGEITPLSDDKYEMYHEIIDYLLSTKSQVYGVAFHSSDVILKPQEMEDNPIFLGFIGFSISNDEETKTVLKSSLDTGLKIVLISEGKEQETVDLAKDLGIVHNRKAVASREELDAVPREQIDNETAKWFAYSQPTWEQRRNIVLSLKRQGHAIGFLGQNRTDLRAMTVADIALANSVQASHVVQAAADGLINSKGFQAVRDALLHAREAYHNTAGFLRWNLSCTLSLFFTLTIGTVLHYLYKMPMPLTLTQIIWVQLLTTLLPSLGMGTEQIFADEKHHRPTLFSRARFLSKTTGIDIICRAVTISLMSLIPFFFMLWRSPALSDTIGVSTLMREVFSGGNTGTPIPLDITIARTVVCTTLILTQLATCWQVLRYPWESLFQRIFANSRLIVISVVVIALHLITLYIEPVAQFLGMAPLKWEWQWMLLFSLTLFLLPLNLAINSRPDDD; encoded by the coding sequence ATGTCAAATTTTCATACAGAAAACATTGCATCAATACTGAACAAATTCGACTCCAACATGGACCAAGGGTTGAGCGCAGAAGCCCTTGAGAAAGCGAAAGCGCGGTACGGCAAAAACGAAGTCGCTTCAAAGAAAAAAGTCTTTCCGCTTGGGGCGTTTCTGGAACCGTTACTGACATGGCGGGTCATTGTTTTGGCACTCGCCACGGGTATATTGGTCGCTTTGTTTTCCAGCGGTACGAGCAGTATCACCCTTCATACGGTAGGTATTGTTGCAGCAGTTTTAGTTATCCATATCGCGTACGCGTCTGCAATAGTGTATCGCGCTTGCAGTCGGGATGCCAATATCAATAAACTCATGGCGTATAGGATCAGAGTTATTCGACAAGGAAAATTTGAAAAATGTGCACCCGAGGATATTGTTCCCGGCGATTTACTCTCGTTGACTGCAGGAGATTACGTGCCTGCAGATGCCAGAATCATTGAATCTGAAGGACTGATGATCGATGAATCCGCACTCTTTGGGACCGAGGGACCCGTACAAAAGATAAGTACGGATATTCCAGAATCTGCCTTACCGCCGGAAAAACAAAAAAATATCGCATTTGGTGGGACATACGTCGTAGCAGGACATGGGTTCGCAATCGTTGTGAAGACCGGAAAACAGATAGAAATATGGAAGCAGCATCAAGATGATCCGCCGACATCTGTCGCGAAAACGCTCGCTGAAAGCGAAACACGGGATTTACATGCGATAATAAAGATAGTAGGCATAGTTGCCGCAGCTATCGCTGTAGCCGTTGGTTGGTGGTTTGAGTATCAGAATCGAGTTACCGATTGGCACTCCCTAATCCTTCTCGGTTTGCTATTCGCATTGGCATCTGCACCAGGCAATGTTATTGGGTTGCTCCGATTGTCGTTTTCTAAACATACCGAAAAATTAAGGGCGAAAGGGATCACACTCCGCAATTCAAATAGCCTTGAAAAGTTGAGTCGCATCACCATTTTTTGTGCAAATGAAAATGGACTTGCTACGACACGCGCCCTAACGATCTCGAGTCTTTTCGTTGATGACCAACTCGTTGATGGTAATACGTGGCGAACATGGTTGGATTCCTTGAAAGAACTTTCCGCTGCGGAACGACAAAAAGCGGTTGCAGCGATACCACATGGTGGGAAAATTCCGCAAGGTGCGCCCCACTTAGTGTTCACTGCTGGGCTTGGCACCTCTGACGGGCGGAATGTGCCTAACGCAGCTACTTCCAATACCGCAGCAATTTCGGGAACCGAGACTAACGAGACGGCACCTTCACCCAAGACCACCATCCAACAGAATATGGAAAGGCTCGGCTATCAATTGGAGAGTGTCAAGGCTAAACTCCCTTTGGTGGATGCTTATCCTTCTACACGTAACTATGGGTACCAAATGCAGGTGTTCGAGTCAGCACCAGAGGACTATCTTAATGTCATTTTTGGAGACGCGCAGACTGTACTTGACACCTGTGGCTCCGTACTCATTAATGGCGAAATTACACCCCTCTCGGACGACAAGTATGAGATGTACCATGAAATCATAGACTATTTGCTCAGCACCAAATCCCAGGTTTATGGTGTCGCTTTTCACTCCTCTGATGTTATTCTGAAGCCACAAGAAATGGAAGACAATCCTATCTTTTTGGGTTTTATAGGCTTCTCTATCAGCAATGATGAAGAGACAAAAACAGTTCTGAAATCCAGCCTTGACACCGGTCTTAAAATTGTCCTTATCTCGGAAGGTAAAGAGCAAGAGACTGTTGACTTAGCGAAAGACCTCGGCATTGTTCACAACAGGAAAGCGGTAGCATCAAGAGAAGAACTTGACGCAGTCCCGCGTGAACAAATCGACAACGAAACAGCAAAATGGTTTGCTTATTCACAACCCACTTGGGAACAGCGCCGGAATATTGTCCTGAGTCTGAAACGTCAAGGACATGCTATAGGATTTTTGGGCCAAAATAGAACCGATCTACGTGCGATGACTGTCGCTGATATCGCGCTCGCTAATAGTGTGCAGGCATCACACGTTGTTCAAGCCGCTGCCGATGGACTCATCAATAGTAAGGGCTTTCAAGCCGTAAGGGATGCCCTGCTTCATGCCCGTGAAGCATATCACAACACAGCTGGATTCCTACGTTGGAATCTTTCCTGTACACTCTCCCTATTCTTCACACTCACTATTGGCACGGTTTTACACTATCTCTATAAAATGCCGATGCCGTTGACACTAACGCAGATCATTTGGGTGCAATTGCTCACAACGCTACTACCATCATTAGGTATGGGCACGGAACAGATATTCGCTGATGAAAAGCACCACCGACCGACCCTCTTTTCAAGGGCCCGTTTTCTCTCAAAAACAACAGGCATAGATATTATTTGCCGTGCCGTCACTATTAGTCTGATGTCACTCATACCGTTCTTCTTTATGTTGTGGCGTTCCCCCGCATTGTCCGATACCATCGGTGTTTCGACCCTAATGAGAGAGGTGTTCTCAGGTGGAAATACTGGGACTCCAATTCCGCTGGATATCACGATAGCGAGAACAGTCGTATGTACGACACTCATCCTCACACAGTTGGCAACATGCTGGCAAGTTTTGCGCTATCCATGGGAATCGTTATTTCAAAGAATATTCGCGAATTCCCGGCTCATTGTCATCTCCGTCGTCGTTATCGCACTTCACCTGATAACACTCTATATTGAGCCTGTCGCGCAGTTTTTAGGAATGGCACCACTCAAATGGGAATGGCAATGGATGCTCCTGTTTAGTCTGACGTTGTTCTTATTGCCGTTAAATCTGGCAATAAACTCGCGCCCAGATGACGATTAG